GCCCTCGGTGGTACAACTTATGGTATGGGTGAAGAAACAATGGCCTTCTATCCACTCCTTGTGCCAGTTATGATGGCCGTTGGTTTTGATAGCCTGACTGGTGTTGCAATTATTTTGCTCGGTTCTCAAATCGGCACTTTGGCATCTACTCTGAATCCATTTGCGACAGGTATTGCTTCAGCGACTGCGGGAGTTGGTACAGGGGACGGTATCGTACTTCGTCTGATCTTCTGGGTTACCTTGACTGCTCTTAGTACTTGGTTTGTTTACCGTTATGCGGATAAGATTCAAAAAGATCCGAGTAAGTCACTGGTTTATAGTACTCGCGAAGAAGACTTGAAACACTTTAACGTAGAAGAAACTTCATCTGTAGAATCTACACTTAGTAGCAAACAAAAATCAGTTCTCTTCTTATTTGTATTGACATTCATCTTGATGGTATTGAGCTTCATTCCATGGACAGACCTTGGCATTACTATTTTTAATGACTTTAATACTTGGTTGACTGGTCTTCCAGTTATTGGTAATATTGTCGGGTCATCTACTTCTGCGCTAGGTACTTGGTACTTCCCAGAAGGTGCAATGCTCTTTGCCTTTATGGGTATCCTGATTGGTATTGTTTATGGTCTTAAAGAAGATAAGATTATCTCTTCCTTCATGAATGGTGCTGCTGACTTGCTCAGTGTTGCCTTGATCGTAGCGATTGCCCGTGGTATTCAAGTTATTATGAACAACGGTATGATTACCGACACCATTCTCAACTGGGGTAAAGAAGGCTTGAGCGGTCTATCTTCACAAGTCTTTATCGTTTTAACTTATATCTTCTATCTACCTATGTCATTCTTGATCCCATCTTCATCTGGTCTTGCCAGCGCAACTATGGGTATCATGGCTCCGCTTGGAGAATTTGTAAACGTTCGTCCTAGTTTGATTATCACTGCTTATCAATCTGCTTCAGGTGTCTTGAACTTGATTGCGCCAACATCTGGTATTGTGATGGGAGCTCTTGCACTTGGACGTATCAACATTGGTACTTGGTGGAAATTCATGGGCAAATTAGTGGTTGTTATTATTGTAGTGACAATCGCCCTTCTCCTCCTTGGAACCTTCCTTCCATTCCTATAAAATAGTGAGCGAGGTGATTCCATGAAAATAAATATAACAAATCAAGTTAAAGATGAATTTCTTACATCATTAAAAACCTTGATTTCCTATCCTTCGGTACTCAATGAAGGAGAAAATGGAACACCTTTTGGGCAAGCAATCCAAGATGTCCTAGAAAAAACTTTAGAAATTTGTCACGGCTTAGGTTTCACTACCTATCTCGACCCTAAAGGTTATTACGGATACGCAGAAACCGGTCAGGGAGCAGAGCTCCTGGCCGTTCTCTGTCATTTGGACGTTGTTCCATCAGGTGATAAAGCAGATTGGCAAACGCCACCATTTGAAGCAAGCATTAAAGAAGGAATCCTCTACGGAAGAGGGGCACAGGACGATAAAGGTCCTTCACTTGCAGTTCTCTACGCAGTGAAAAGCTTGCTTGACCAAGGCATCCAATTTAAGAAACGCGTGCGTTTTATCTTTGGCACAGATGAAGAAACCCTTTGGAGATGTATGGCACGCTACAATACCTTCGAAGAAACAGCCAGTATGGGATTTGCACCGGACTCGTCATTTCCTTTGACATACGCTGAAAAGGGGCTCCTTCAAGTCAAACTTCATGGCCCGGGATCTGATCATATCAAGCTCGATATCGGAGGTGCCTTTAATGTCGTACCAGACAAGGCAAGTTACCAAGGTCCTCTTCATGAAGCGGTTTGTAGAGGTTTAACAGAAGCTGGTTATGATTATCAAACTGCAGGCCAAACTGTAATCGTACTCGGGGTACCTAAGCACGCCAAAGATGCTAGTCAAGGTGTCAATGCAGCCACTCGGCTTGCTAGTGTACTCGCACCTCTCCAACCACACCCTACCCTCCATTTTCTAGCCGATAAAGCAGGGCAAGATGGTAGAGGGCTTGGAATCTTTGGAGAGGTTACTGATGAACCGTCTGGTTCCCTTTCCTTTAACGTTGCAGGGTTGACTATCAATCCCGATTGCTCCGAGATTCGAATTGATATACGCATACCTGTGCTAGCAGATAAGGAGAAACTGGTAGCACAGCTCACTCGGTGCGCCAAAGACTATCAACTTAACTACCAAGAATTCGACTATCTAGCACCCCTCTATGTCGCAAGAGATAGCCAACTTGTTACTACCCTTATGCAAGTCTACCAAGAAAAAACCGGAGATAAAACTCCTCCTCTCTCATCAGGTGGTGCTACCTTTGCCCGAACCATGCCAAACTGTGTAGCCTTTGGCGCTCTTTTTCCAGGGGCACAACAAACCGAACATCAAGCAAATGAGGCAGCTGTACTAGACGATCTTTATCGCGCTATGGACATATACGCAGAGGCTGTTTATCGTCTCGCAACCTAACCAGATAAAGGGTTCTACCAAAAAAAATCGGCTCTTTGTCAACTGTAGTGGGTTGAAAAAAGCTAACACCTTGAGAGGACGATCGTCGTCCTCTCCATTTTTATATTCAGAGAGATGAAAATCCGTTTTTTGAAGTTTTCAAAGTTCAGAAAACCAAAGGCATTGCGCTTGATTAGTTTAATGAGATTATTAGTGGCTTCTAATTTTGCATCAGAATAGTGTAACTGAAGGGCATTGATAATCTTGTCTTTATCCTTGAAAAAAGTTTTAAAGACAGTCTAGAAAAGAGGATGAACCTTTTTTAGATTGTCCTCAATGAGTCCAAAGAACTTCTCTAGTTCCTTATTCTGAAAGTGGAAAAGCAAGAGCTGATAGAGATTATAGTGGTGTTTCAAGTCTTCTGAATAGCTTAATTGTTTATTAAGAATCTCTTTATTGGTTAAATGCATACGAAAAGTAGGGCGATAAAATCTCTTATCGCTGAGTTTATGACTATCCTGTTGGATGAGCTTCCAGTAGCGCTTGATAGCCCTGTATTCATGAGATTTTCACTCAAGTTGATTCATGATTTGAACACGCACACGATTCATGGCACGGCTGAGATGTTGGAGTAAAACAGTCCAGTGGACTGTTTTAGCCTGAGTTTAGAAATAGAATAACGAAGGGTGAAAGCAACCAAGTACAATTTTTGCATTCGGGAATGAAACAGTCTGGGAGACTGTTTCAGCCTGAGCCTAGAAATTCTAAAGCGAAGTTATCTAGCCAAGTCATAGTAAGGACTAAACATATCCATAGTAATGATTTTCACCTGACAACGAACGGCTCTATCGTAGCGCAGAAAGTGATTTCGGATGATAGCTTGTGTTCTGCCCTCAAGAATAGTGGTGATATTGAGCTTATCAAAATCTTGAGCAATGAAACTCATCTTCCCCTTTGTAAAGGTATACTCGTCCCATGACATAATCTTAGGCAGACGAGAAAAATCATGCTTAAACCGGAAGTCATTGAGCTTGCGAATAACAGTTGAAGTTGAAATGCCACGCTGATGGGCAATATCGGGCATAGAAGTTTTTTCAATCAGCTTTTGAGCAATTTTTTGTTTGATGATACGAGGGATTTGGTGATTCTTCTTTACTAGAGGAGTCTCAGCGACCATCATTTTTGAACAGTGATAGCACTTGAATCGACTATTTCTAAGGAGAATTCTAGTAAGCATACCAGTTGTTTCGAGGTAAGAAATCTTAGACGGTTTTGGAAAGTCGTATTTCTTCATTTGACTTTCACAATCAGAGCAAGATGGAGCTTCATAGTCCAATTTAGCGATGATTTCTTTGTGGGTATCCACATTGATGATATCTATAATTTGGATATTAGAGTCTTTAATGTCAAGAAGTTTTGTGATAAAATGTAATTGGTCCATATGAATCTTTCTAATGAGTTGGTTTTCGCTTTTCATTATAGATTTTATGGGACTTTTTTTCTACAACAAAATAGGCTCCATAATATCCATAGGGGATTTACCCACTACAAATATTATAGAGTCTGAAAATCAAAGAGCAAACTAAGAAACTAGCCGCAGGTTGCTCAAAACACTGTTTTGAGGTTGTGGATAGAACTGACGAAGTCAGTAACTATATCTACGACAAGGCGACGCTAACGTGGTTTGAAGAGATTTTCGAAGAGGATTAGTCTATTATTTCTTCTCAGCACGGAGGGCTGACAAGATTTGTGTACGGATATCATCCACACCATTTGGCGTATTTGGTAAAAAGATGGTTTGATTTCCTTTAGAAGCAAAGGTATTCAAGGTGTCCAAATACTGGTTGGTCAAGAGGATGGACATGATTTGCTCTTCTGTCATGCCAACATTGGCTTCCTTGAGTTCTGTGATAGACTCTGCCAATCCATCCACAATCGCCTTACGCTGTTGGGCAATCCCCACACCATGGAGGCGGTCTTTTTCTGCTTCGGCTTCAGCTGCAGTGACAATTTTAATCTTGTCGGCTTCCGCCAATTCTTGCGCTGCGACCCGTTTGCGTTGCGCCGCATTGATTTCATTCATGGATTGCTTAACTTCTGCATCTGGTTCGACCTTGGTAATCAAGGTTTTTACGATAATATAACCGTAAGTAGTCATTTCTTCTGCTACTTGGTGTTGAACTTCAAGGGCAATCTCATCTTTTTTCTCAAACAATTCATCCAAGGTTAATTTGGGAACAGAAGAGCGAAGAGCATCTTCGATATAAGATTTAATCTGAGATTCGGGACGCATGAGTTTATAGTAGGCATCTGTCACGCTCTGCTCATTGACACGGTACTGAGTCGCTACATTCATCATAACGAACACATTGTCCTTGGTCTTGGTCTCAACCACAATATCACTTTGCAACAAGCGCAACTGAATCCGCGCTGCAATCGAGTCAATCCCAAAAGGCAAGCGAATATGAATACCACTATTGGCAACCTTTTGGTATTTCCCAAAGCGTTCAATAATCGCCACCGACTGCTGACGAACCACATAAACTGTACTCAGTGTGACTATCACCAATAGGAGCACACAAACCACCACAAAAATCATCAAAAATGTTGCCATTATTGCGACCTCCATTATTATTTTTCCTGTATTATAGCACATTTAAAGAAGGTTGTGCAGTTTTTACTGCGATTTTTCCTGAAATGTCACTAATTAGAGGTGAATTGTCACATTGTCGTCAAATCTCTTGCTAAAACAACTCTTTATAAAAGGCAATCGCTTTTTTTCATTACATTATCTTCTATAGAATCTTCATCCATATCCAGAGAATGACTTGCCTTAACTTTTCTCTCGTGCTATACTAGTGATTGAAATGAATAAATAGGAGATATTTCATGAAAACAGCAAAAACTACTGTTACAATCCTTTCTACACTTGCTTCTGTCGTCTTATTGGCTAGTTGTGCAACAAAGTCTACAGAAACACAGACAAGCAATAATAACTCATCTGATAATCAAATTACAATGACATATGACCAACTACGGTCAAGAGAAAACACTATGTCAACTCTTTGGTACCAAAAATCAGCTGAAACTAAAGCTTTATATATACAGGGTTATAACGTTGCAACAAATCACCTAAAGGAATTGCTCAAAACAGAATCAGACAAACCTTACTCTATCGTTTTAGACTTGGATGAGACTGTCCTAGATAATAGCCCTTATCAAGTACAAAATGTCAAAGATGGGACAGCATTCACGCCCGAAAATTGGGATGTTTGGGTTCAAAAAGCTTCAGCAAAAGCCGTTCCAGGTGCCAAGGATTTTCTTCAATTTGCTGATCAAAACGGTGTCCAAATCTACTATATTTCCGACCGCGCAGCTAATCAAGTAGATGCTACCATTAAAAATCTTGAAAGTGAAGGAATTCCTGTTCAAGGACGTGATCATCTCATGTTCTTAGAAAGTGGTGTAAAATCCAAAGAAGGTCGCCGCCAAAAAGTTCAAGAAAAAACAAACCTTATCTTATTATTTGGTGATAACCTCGTAGACTTTGCAGATTTTTCTAAGACTTCTGAATCTGACCGTGATAAACAACTTGAAGAATTGCAAAAAGAATTCGGTGAGAAATTCATCATCTTCCCAAATCCAATGTACGGATCATGGGAATCAGCTGTATACGCTGGTAATAAACTAGATGCTAAAGGTCAAGTAGAAGAACGCCAAAAAGCCTTGCAAGGTTTTGATAAATAAAACAAATAAGCTGATTCTATATAAAATAAAGCTAACTTACAATCTTCAAAAAGTGGATAGGAAGGAATTCTGATAATCAGAAAACTTTCCTATCCACTTTTATAATTGATATAACATCAAGATTTTATATATCTGATACTATACGTTCTCTGATTTTAAAGACTTTTTGCCTATCCCCGATATTTCAAGAATTAAGCACTGTTGATGATCTAAATTTGATGTGTATACTATTTTGGTCATCGGTTACCGATTACGTTCCTTACGGTTCGTGAGAGGAGGTAAAACTAATGAGCCTTATCCCAGAGCTCGCTCTTACTATTATAGCGGATGTAATAGCAGGAATGATCTTGTATTTCGTCTGCAGATGGCTAGATAGTAAAGAGTAGACCGAGTGACTAGCCTATCAACACCCGTTAAATCGCTAAGATACGTCAAAAAAGCCCTTAACTACTGCAATAGTTAGGGGCTTTGGTGTTCTAATGAACCTTATACACTAACTATAGTTTAGCATATACGCTCCATGTTTTCAAGAATTAAACAATGTTGATGATAGGAATCTAATGTGATATACTATTTTTGTCATCGGTTACCGATTACGTTCCTTACGGTTCGTGAGAGGAGGTGAAACTAATGAACCTTGTCCCAGAGCTCGTTCTTACTATTGTAGCGGACGTCATCGCAGGAATTATCTTGTATTTCGTCTGCAAATGGCTAGATGGTAAGAAGTAGACCGAATGACTAGCCTGTCTGTAAACACCCGTTAAATCGCTAAGATACGTCAAAAAATCCCTTAACTAGTGGCATAGTTAAGGGATTTGGTGTTCTAATGAACCTTACCCATTAAATTCATTCTAACACACAAGCGCTAAGATTTCAAGAGTTTTATTTATTGTTTAAAGTTCTGAAAGATCTATAATGCAGTTAGCTAACTAGTACCCAAAAACCGACTAGCTCTTATGAACTAGTCGGTTTCTCATCAATGCGCCAACATTTCTTGGGCGATTTCTTGGCCAGATAGATTATCTGGATAGTAGGTTGGCCAGTTATCCATTTCTTCAAAGAGGGCTTCTTGGCTTGTGCCTCCAAAGAAGATATGGAAATGTTCTGCCTTAACTGGGGCGATATTGTGGTCACTAAACTGAACATACTTGAATTGTCCAGCATCAGCATCTGTGGCTTCAAAGAGGAAGCGCACACCACGATTGCCTTTCTTGTAAGTCAAGATTTTCTTACCAACATACTTGTAAGTATATTTCTTGCTTTGTCCACCTTGAACAAATTCCATAGTGTTATCAGTAATGTTAATCTTAGTCACATCTGTCTGATAGCCTTTTGTATAGTAAGCCTTGTACTCAGACTGAGTCATCTTACCAGTCAACTTAGCCTTGTAGTCAAAGACTTGATCAAACGTACCATCTTCAAGGAAAGGATAAACTGATTGCCAGTTACCTGCATAGTCACTCAAGGTGCGGTCCTTGACGTCTGCATCCTCAAAGTAACCATTTTGGACTGTCTTGGTATCCTCTGCCTTTTCAGGCTCAATTGCTGGGCCTTCTTGGTCTGTTGTTTGTTTCAGAGCCTTGAGGTTTTTCTCCATCACGGAGATGTAGTTTTCGCCAGCCTTGGTATCTTCTTCTGTCAGACTTTCTAAAGGATTAAGGACATCTGTTTTGACACCTGCTTCTTTTGAAAGTGTGTTAGCAAGGGCTTGTGAAGCATTTTCTTCAAAGTAGATATAGGCAATTTTATTTTTCTTAACGTACTCTGTCAATTCTGCCAGACGAGCAGCTGATGGTTCTGCATCTGGAGAGAGACCTGAGATTGCGACTTGTTTGAGTCCATAGTCCAAGGCGAGATAGTTAAAGGCTGCGTGTTGAGTCACAAAGCTCTTTTGTTTAGCTTGAGAGAGACCATCTGTGTAGGCCTTATCCAAGGCTTGCAATTTTTCGATATAGGCAGCAGCATTCTTCTCAAAAGTCTCTTTTTTATCAGGATAATCTGCTGACAAGCTATCACGGATGTGCTCTACTAGTTTAATGGCACGAACTGGTGATAACCAAACATGGGGATCGTACTCATGGTGATGGCCTTCCTCTCCATGGTCATGATCTCCCTCTTCTTCCTCACCACCTGGCAAGAGCAACATATCGCCTGTCGCCTTGATGGTTTTGACCTTTTTCTTATCCAAGGTATCTAGCAATTTAGGAACCCATGTTTCCATGTTTTCATTTTCATAAACGAAGGTATCTGCGTCTTGGATTTTGGCAACTGCCTTGGCAGACGGTTCATATTCATGGGGTTCTGTACCAGCACCGATGAGGAGTTCTACATTAGCCGTATCTCCTGCGACTTGCTTGGTAAATTCATAGACAGGGTAAAAGGTTGTCACAATATTTAGTTTGCCATCTGCCTGCTTTTGATTGGAACAAGCCACTAAAAACAAGGCACATAGACTGGCTAGCAATAAGCTAATTTTTTTCACGTTAGTCTCCTATTTGATAAAACGTCTTACTAAACTGATTAGCAAGAAAACAGTTACAAAAATAATAGTAATACTTGCACTTGCAGGTGTTTCTGCATAGTAGGAAATGTAAAGTCCTGCCACCATTCCCAAAAATCCAATCGCACTGGCAAGCAGCATAACCGATTTAAAGTTTTTCCCCAGACGCAGGGCAATACTAGCTGGCAAGACCATAATGGTCGATACCAGAAGAGCTCCTGCTGCAGGAATCATAAGGGCAATGGCCACCCCCGTCACCATGTTAAAAAGAATGGACATGGTACGAACTGGCAAGCCATCCACAAAGGCCGTATCCTCATCAAAGGTCAGGATATACATCGGACGAAGGAAGAGGAAGGTCAAAATCAAAACAACCGCCGCAATGACAAAGAGGGAAATAACTTGCTCTTCACTGATCGTCACGATTGAACCAAAAAGATACTGGTCCAAACTCATAGAACTCGAGCTTTTACCCTTGCTCATGACAATCAGAGAAACAGCCAGTCCTGTCGACATGAGGATAGCTGTCCCGATTTCCATAAAGCTCTTGTAAACCGTACGGAGATACTCCAGGAAGACCGCCGCAATCAAGACAATGACAATAGTAGAGACAGTCGGAGAAATCCCTAGTACCAACCCAAAAGCTACACCTGAAAGCGAGACGTGGCTGAGGGTATCACTCATCAAACTCTGACGGCGCAAAATAAGGAAGGTTCCCAATACTGGCGAGAAAAGACTCATAGCAATAACGGCCAGAAAGGCACGTTGCATAAAGTCATAAGATAATAAACTAAGCATGACCCACCTCCTGATCACTCTCATGAACATTGAAACAACGCCATGGTGAATCTTGATTACGAACTAGATGAATATTGCGGTCCGCATA
This window of the Streptococcus sp. 116-D4 genome carries:
- a CDS encoding YfcC family protein, with amino-acid sequence MSEKAKKGFKMPSSYTILLIIIAIMAVLTWIIPAGAFIEGVYNAQPQNPQGIWDVLMAPIRAMLGTHPEEGSLIKETSAAIDVAFFILMVGAFLGVVNETGALNVGIASTVKKYKGREKMLILVLMPLFALGGTTYGMGEETMAFYPLLVPVMMAVGFDSLTGVAIILLGSQIGTLASTLNPFATGIASATAGVGTGDGIVLRLIFWVTLTALSTWFVYRYADKIQKDPSKSLVYSTREEDLKHFNVEETSSVESTLSSKQKSVLFLFVLTFILMVLSFIPWTDLGITIFNDFNTWLTGLPVIGNIVGSSTSALGTWYFPEGAMLFAFMGILIGIVYGLKEDKIISSFMNGAADLLSVALIVAIARGIQVIMNNGMITDTILNWGKEGLSGLSSQVFIVLTYIFYLPMSFLIPSSSGLASATMGIMAPLGEFVNVRPSLIITAYQSASGVLNLIAPTSGIVMGALALGRINIGTWWKFMGKLVVVIIVVTIALLLLGTFLPFL
- a CDS encoding dipeptidase, with product MKINITNQVKDEFLTSLKTLISYPSVLNEGENGTPFGQAIQDVLEKTLEICHGLGFTTYLDPKGYYGYAETGQGAELLAVLCHLDVVPSGDKADWQTPPFEASIKEGILYGRGAQDDKGPSLAVLYAVKSLLDQGIQFKKRVRFIFGTDEETLWRCMARYNTFEETASMGFAPDSSFPLTYAEKGLLQVKLHGPGSDHIKLDIGGAFNVVPDKASYQGPLHEAVCRGLTEAGYDYQTAGQTVIVLGVPKHAKDASQGVNAATRLASVLAPLQPHPTLHFLADKAGQDGRGLGIFGEVTDEPSGSLSFNVAGLTINPDCSEIRIDIRIPVLADKEKLVAQLTRCAKDYQLNYQEFDYLAPLYVARDSQLVTTLMQVYQEKTGDKTPPLSSGGATFARTMPNCVAFGALFPGAQQTEHQANEAAVLDDLYRAMDIYAEAVYRLAT
- a CDS encoding SPFH domain-containing protein, encoding MIFVVVCVLLLVIVTLSTVYVVRQQSVAIIERFGKYQKVANSGIHIRLPFGIDSIAARIQLRLLQSDIVVETKTKDNVFVMMNVATQYRVNEQSVTDAYYKLMRPESQIKSYIEDALRSSVPKLTLDELFEKKDEIALEVQHQVAEEMTTYGYIIVKTLITKVEPDAEVKQSMNEINAAQRKRVAAQELAEADKIKIVTAAEAEAEKDRLHGVGIAQQRKAIVDGLAESITELKEANVGMTEEQIMSILLTNQYLDTLNTFASKGNQTIFLPNTPNGVDDIRTQILSALRAEKK
- a CDS encoding 5'-nucleotidase, lipoprotein e(P4) family: MKTAKTTVTILSTLASVVLLASCATKSTETQTSNNNSSDNQITMTYDQLRSRENTMSTLWYQKSAETKALYIQGYNVATNHLKELLKTESDKPYSIVLDLDETVLDNSPYQVQNVKDGTAFTPENWDVWVQKASAKAVPGAKDFLQFADQNGVQIYYISDRAANQVDATIKNLESEGIPVQGRDHLMFLESGVKSKEGRRQKVQEKTNLILLFGDNLVDFADFSKTSESDRDKQLEELQKEFGEKFIIFPNPMYGSWESAVYAGNKLDAKGQVEERQKALQGFDK
- the adcA gene encoding zinc ABC transporter substrate-binding lipoprotein AdcA produces the protein MKKISLLLASLCALFLVACSNQKQADGKLNIVTTFYPVYEFTKQVAGDTANVELLIGAGTEPHEYEPSAKAVAKIQDADTFVYENENMETWVPKLLDTLDKKKVKTIKATGDMLLLPGGEEEEGDHDHGEEGHHHEYDPHVWLSPVRAIKLVEHIRDSLSADYPDKKETFEKNAAAYIEKLQALDKAYTDGLSQAKQKSFVTQHAAFNYLALDYGLKQVAISGLSPDAEPSAARLAELTEYVKKNKIAYIYFEENASQALANTLSKEAGVKTDVLNPLESLTEEDTKAGENYISVMEKNLKALKQTTDQEGPAIEPEKAEDTKTVQNGYFEDADVKDRTLSDYAGNWQSVYPFLEDGTFDQVFDYKAKLTGKMTQSEYKAYYTKGYQTDVTKINITDNTMEFVQGGQSKKYTYKYVGKKILTYKKGNRGVRFLFEATDADAGQFKYVQFSDHNIAPVKAEHFHIFFGGTSQEALFEEMDNWPTYYPDNLSGQEIAQEMLAH
- a CDS encoding metal ABC transporter permease, producing the protein MLSLLSYDFMQRAFLAVIAMSLFSPVLGTFLILRRQSLMSDTLSHVSLSGVAFGLVLGISPTVSTIVIVLIAAVFLEYLRTVYKSFMEIGTAILMSTGLAVSLIVMSKGKSSSSMSLDQYLFGSIVTISEEQVISLFVIAAVVLILTFLFLRPMYILTFDEDTAFVDGLPVRTMSILFNMVTGVAIALMIPAAGALLVSTIMVLPASIALRLGKNFKSVMLLASAIGFLGMVAGLYISYYAETPASASITIIFVTVFLLISLVRRFIK